The following coding sequences lie in one Natrarchaeobius halalkaliphilus genomic window:
- a CDS encoding DUF5805 domain-containing protein, which produces MTDRPDTSRKSIKTYVPAYQKDEWRSHADELDMSQSEFVRTMVQAGRKGFTSGSEEPDSPASDPGGNVLETRVLELLSTDTYSWDELLEAVSDDIESRLDETLEDLQSTNRIRYSGRHGGYTLVGDGDGD; this is translated from the coding sequence ATGACCGATCGACCGGACACATCTAGAAAATCAATCAAAACGTACGTTCCGGCCTACCAGAAAGACGAGTGGCGATCTCATGCCGACGAACTCGACATGAGCCAGAGCGAGTTCGTTCGAACGATGGTTCAGGCCGGACGAAAGGGGTTTACATCCGGCTCCGAGGAACCCGATTCTCCGGCCTCTGACCCTGGGGGTAACGTCCTCGAGACCCGGGTCCTCGAGTTACTTTCGACTGACACGTATTCGTGGGACGAGTTGCTGGAGGCGGTCAGCGACGATATCGAATCCCGCCTCGACGAAACGCTCGAGGATCTTCAGTCTACCAATCGAATTCGATACAGTGGTCGACACGGCGGGTACACGCTCGTGGGGGACGGCGATGGCGACTGA
- a CDS encoding tyrosine-type recombinase/integrase, translated as MATEATTEDVDDPIVYFLDDQRYHGKSDRTIEAYERVLRGFEAFVSEEFSVESLPDATRRECMAWVHSLRGQYEPSTVATYASYLNRFYDYMNRIGMFEANPMALVMEEMSESIDSDPTRRDISIDEMRSFVDTITHPLERAIVLTLLKTGMRVGELCNLDLRDLTVDCDELELQWDARVELDHRPSSVFVSSDPARGTEINGDERTASNKRKRDTVIPVDDELRSVLVAWLAIRPDPISPARPLFVDTRNSWGERITPSDVRYVVEKHGREFGWYRTGGGTTENVTPHYFRHFFTTHLRDRTGDRGIVQYLRGDVASEVIDTYTHDWGDRVRTTYLEYIYSLSR; from the coding sequence ATGGCGACTGAGGCGACGACCGAGGACGTCGACGATCCGATCGTCTACTTTCTCGACGACCAGCGCTATCACGGGAAAAGCGATCGAACGATCGAGGCCTACGAACGTGTTCTCAGGGGGTTCGAGGCCTTCGTTTCCGAAGAATTCTCGGTCGAATCGCTTCCCGATGCGACCAGGCGGGAGTGTATGGCCTGGGTTCACTCGCTCCGTGGACAGTACGAACCGAGCACGGTCGCGACGTATGCGTCGTATCTCAACCGATTTTACGATTACATGAACCGCATCGGGATGTTCGAGGCCAACCCCATGGCGCTGGTCATGGAGGAAATGTCGGAATCGATCGATTCGGATCCGACGAGACGGGATATCTCGATCGACGAGATGCGCTCGTTCGTCGACACGATCACGCACCCGCTCGAGCGAGCGATCGTTCTCACGCTGTTGAAAACCGGAATGCGCGTCGGTGAGCTCTGTAATCTGGATCTTCGCGACCTGACCGTCGACTGTGACGAACTCGAGCTCCAGTGGGATGCAAGAGTCGAACTCGATCATCGTCCATCCTCCGTGTTCGTTTCATCTGATCCCGCACGCGGAACGGAAATCAACGGTGACGAACGAACTGCCTCGAACAAGAGAAAGCGTGATACCGTAATTCCCGTCGACGATGAACTCCGAAGCGTACTCGTGGCGTGGCTCGCGATTCGTCCCGATCCAATTTCACCAGCGAGACCGCTGTTCGTCGACACCCGAAACTCGTGGGGAGAACGAATTACACCGTCGGACGTGCGGTACGTCGTCGAAAAACACGGCCGAGAGTTCGGTTGGTATCGAACTGGTGGCGGAACGACCGAGAACGTAACACCTCACTATTTCCGTCATTTCTTTACGACGCATTTGCGGGATCGAACCGGTGACCGAGGTATCGTCCAGTATCTTCGGGGCGACGTCGCGAGCGAAGTGATCGATACCTACACGCACGACTGGGGTGATCGCGTCCGAACCACTTACCTCGAGTACATTTATTCGCTGTCCAGATGA